One region of Manduca sexta isolate Smith_Timp_Sample1 chromosome 25, JHU_Msex_v1.0, whole genome shotgun sequence genomic DNA includes:
- the LOC119190562 gene encoding obscurin-like, with protein sequence MYKDLADKLGDDKGITEHLKLPIQRINDYQLLLKELVKYSKRLGEDCTDLQKALELFLGVPNRATDNKFLASIEGYRGNIYKLGRLLTHDWFTVTDAEGKSSERYLFLFKARILVCKVKRVSEDRSVFVLKDIIRLPDVEVNDLPSEPLKFELHQNSSVVTLAAHKEHVKTAWLSEIRQYASDLVALAEHAADDLQVLPPPEVIEVQEEKKKKREYTEETQVEVGQEIKRTRVDEIEVAQVATREESLQQLKAKRKASLEGAIAKKISKSEVVEVSSISEVRESVSTEVRSNVTSDLETKSSVTVGSYVAETGSVTSQSESQQTVKAATTSEVTVEQQSVQLSQQTPVEAKESFQVLTAESIVEAKQELSAEYKSQESVGGVSVTEQKTEESTQKSEVAVEQTKTTAQSSQEITSTEQKSEELVKETTRQKSRVEENTQQNLQQTSTVEQQSEESSQAVTTSSETQQVTAIEQTSEVISQSAKASTESQQVVSVEGQPQTPVQETEVKLKSEEVTNPGTQDEKLTSTELVAQQVVKTTTAEAIAESVQRQQSTQEKTEQVKTSVETTQASAVETTTVTQETVELTSTVLDQTVDQKNEAVKVAESVVAEKVVSSTGKAVAAEVQSNDQTVTAEVTGDDEMSRYSRSSRATGEYSSSSRKLSSGGRYESSSTYDSTGLSSYSRRESGSRLESSRYEAGASIEGGASSRYESKYSSSSKIEGGSKYGIESSYESSKVEGSKYGLEYDTGSKRDSITSKYGRETETTSKLDSIASKYGIESDSTSKIDSIASKYGIETETTSKIDSIASKYGIETETTSKIDSIASKYGKESKYEAEGRSSKYSIEASYDGDKVEGVASAVESRYQSKNGATSTETQYAKSAISNGSISTGEYERTFSHTVSQDGKPVFSKTLEGQNIELTPEERKERNALNAPYFLVALKDTEIMENTYLRFMVKVKGTPNPEVKFFRDGKEIVTTSDTDRISIIRTRADKGCYELVIADVVPADAGKYSCRAINIYGDVTSEATVSVVDDKNIFGELLPGGEGLLAKGEKPTFTWKRDGEPFDPEDRFKVLLGDDEDSLALVFQHVKPEDAGLYTCVAKTSTGNISCSAELTVQGAVHELHREPEKPTLVIEHREAIVAMGGSAMLELQCKGYPKPNIVFKHDGKVVEPDTRHKFLYEDEESLSLVIKNVTSADAGEYHVTASNDLGEDTSTLHLVIKQPPKIKKKIENQSCMVSSTHTVTVEVEGTPSPDVTFYKDGVEIKSSERILIVKESEEIYKITIKDAKLTDSGSYSVVAK encoded by the exons ATGTATAAG GACTTGGCAGACAAACTCGGAGACGACAAAGGTATAACCGAACATCTGAAACTACCGATACAGAGAATCAACGACTACCAACTTCTACTTAaa GAACTAGTTAAATACTCAAAACGCCTCGGCGAAGATTGTACCGACCTTCAAAAAGCCCTAGAACTCTTCCTCGGAGTTCCGAACCGCGCTACCGACAACAAGTTCCTCGCTAGCATCGAAGGGTACCGCGGGAACATCTACAAGCTAGGCCGGCTACTCACCCACGACTGGTTCACAGTCACTGACGCGGAGGGCAAGTCCAGCGAGAGATATCTCTTCTTGTTCAAAGCCAGGATCTTGGTCTGCAAAGTCAAGAGAGTGTCTGAAGACCGCTCTGTTTTTGTATTGAAGGATATTATCAGG CTCCCAGACGTCGAAGTTAACGACCTCCCCAGTGAACCATTGAAGTTCGAGCTTCACCAAAATAGTTCAGTGGTCACTCTCGCTGCGCACAAGGAGCACGTTAAAACAGCTTGGCTATCTGAAATCAGACAATACGCCAGTGATCTTG TTGCTCTAGCAGAACACGCAGCAGATGATCTTCAGGTTCTACCACCACCAGAAGTAATTGAAGTTCAAgaggaaaaaaagaaaaagaggGAGTATACAGAGGAAACACAAGTTGAAGTAGGACAGGAGATTAAACGTACACGAGTTGATGAAATAGAAGTTGCACAAGTCGCGACTAGGGAGGAATCTTTACAACAATTAAAAGCTAAAAGAAAAGCGTCTCTTGAAGGTGCAATAGCTAAAAAGATTTCAAAATCTGAAGTCGTTGAAGTTTCGTCAATTAGTGAAGTTCGTGAAAGTGTTAGTACCGAAGTAAGAAGCAACGTCACATCTGATTTAGAAACTAAATCGTCTGTGACTGTAGGATCTTACGTTGCCGAGACAGGATCTGTTACATCACAGTCGGAAAGTCAGCAAACTGTTAAAGCGGCTACAACATCTGAAGTAACAGTAGAACAACAGTCTGTGCAATTATCTCAACAAACACCAGTAGAAGCAAAGGAGTCATTTCAGGTTTTAACTGCAGAAAGTATTGTAGAAGCTAAGCAAGAATTATCCGCAGAATACAAAAGTCAGGAATCAGTAGGAGGTGTATCTGTCACTGAACAGAAAACCGAAGAAAGCACCCAAAAGTCAGAAGTTGCTGttgaacaaacaaaaactactgcacAAAGTTCGCAAGAGATAACATCTACAGAACAAAAATCTGAAGAGCTTGTTAAAGAGACCACAAGACAGAAATCACGGGTTGAAGAAAACACCCAACAAAATCTTCAACAAACTTCGACTGTTGAACAACAATCAGAAGAGTCATCTCAGGCCGTCACAACATCGTCAGAAACTCAACAAGTAACAGCTATTGAACAAACATCCGAAGTTATATCACAAAGTGCTAAAGCGTCTACGGAAAGTCAACAAGTAGTATCTGTTGAAGGACAACCGCAAACTCCTGTTCAAGAGACAGAAGTTAAACTAAAATCTGAAGAAGTAACTAATCCTGGAACCCAAGACGAAAAATTAACGTCCACAGAACTCGTCGCTCAACAAGTTGTAAAAACAACAACCGCTGAGGCAATCGCGGAAAGTGTTCAGAGACAACAATCAACACAAGAAAAAACTGAACAAGTTAAAACATCAGTTGAAACTACACAAGCCAGTGCAGTAGAAACGACTACAGTTACTCAGGAAACAGTTGAATTAACATCAACTGTTCTTGACCAAACTGTTGATCAGAAAAACGAAGCAGTTAAAGTAGCAGAGAGTGTTGTTGCAGAAAAAGTAGTAAGTTCCACTGGAAAAGCAGTCGCAGCAGAGGTTCAATCAAACGATCAAACTGTAACCGCTGAGGTAACTGGTGACGACGAGATGTCGAGGTATAGCCGCAGTTCGCGGGCAACCGGAG aatACTCCAGCAGCAGTCGAAAACTCTCTAGTGGTGGTCGCTATGAATCATCATCAACTTATGATAGCACTGGATTGAGTTCTTATTCGCGACGCGAAAGCGGATCGCGTCTAGAAAGTTCTAGATATGAAGCTGGTGCATCTATTGAAGGCGGCGCATCTTCGCGCTATGAATCTAAGTACTCTAGCTCTTCTAAAATCGAGGGAGGATCTAAATATGGAATAGAGTCAAGCTATGAGAGCAGTAAGGTCGAAGGCTCTAAATATGGCCTAGAATACGATACAGGAAGTAAACGCGACAGTATCACCTCCAAGTATGGAAGAGAAACTGAAACTACCAGCAAACTTGACTCTATCGCGTCGAAGTACGGAATCGAATCTGATTCCACTAGCAAAATTGATAGCATTGCATCTAAATACGGCATCGAAACCGAAACCACCAGCAAAATTGATAGCATCGCATCTAAATATGGCATAGAAACCGAAACTACCAGCAAAATCGATAGCATCGCGTCAAAATATGGTAAAGAGTCGAAATACGAGGCTGAGGGTCGCTCTTCAAAATACAGCATCGAAGCCAGCTATGATGGCGACAAGGTCGAAGGAGTTGCATCTGCAGTAGAATCTAGGTATCAAAGTAAGAATGGCGCCACGTCAACTGAGACCCAGTACGCCAAGTCAGCAATCTCCAACGGCTCGATCAGCACCGGGGAATACGAGAGGACGTTCTCTCACACCGTGTCGCAGGATGGCAAGCCGGTGTTCTCCAAGACACTGGAAGGCCAGAACATCGAGC TGACCCCTGAAGAAAGAAAGGAAAGGAACGCTCTAAACGCGCCATACTTCTTAGTAGCGCTAAAAGATACTGAAATAATGGAAAATACCTACTTACGTTTCATGGTAAAAGTGAAGGGTACGCCTAATCCTGAAGTCAAGTT CTTTCGCGACGGTAAAGAGATCGTGACCACCTCGGACACGGACCGCATCTCCATCATCAGGACCCGCGCGGACAAGGGCTGCTACGAGCTGGTGATCGCGGACGTGGTGCCCGCCGACGCCGGCAAGTACTCCTGCCGCGCCATCAACATCTACGGCGACGTCACTTCAGAAGCCACTGTCTCTGTTGTTG ATGACAAGAACATTTTCGGAGAGCTTCTCCCAGGAGGTGAGGGCTTGTTGGCTAAAGGCGAGAAACCAACCTTCACCTGGAAACGGGATGGAGAACCTTTCGACCCTGAAGACAGATTTAAG gtattgcTCGGTGATGACGAGGACTCCTTGGCGCTGGTGTTCCAGCACGTGAAACCTGAAGACGCTGGACTGTATACGTGCGTCGCCAAGACTAGCACCGGCAACATCTCGTGCTCCGCTGAGCTTACTGTGCAAG GTGCTGTCCATGAGCTCCACCGCGAGCCAGAGAAGCCGACGCTGGTGATCGAACACCGTGAAGCTATCGTGGCCATGGGCGGGTCCGCCATGCTGGAACTGCAGTGCAAGGGCTACCCTAAGCCCAACATCGTGTTCAAACACGATGGGAAAGTCGTTGAGCCTGATACCAGGCATAA GTTCTTGTACGAGGACGAGGAGAGCCTGTCGCTGGTTATAAAGAACGTGACGTCAGCAGACGCTGGCGAGTACCACGTAACCGCCTCCAACGACCTTGGCGAGGACACCAGCACGCTGCACCTGGTCATCAAACAACCACCAAAGATCAAGAAGAAGATTGAGAACCAGAGTTGTATG GTGAGCTCCACCCATACAGTGACCGTTGAAGTGGAAGGCACCCCCTCCCCTGACGTCACTTTCTACAAAGACGGCGTCGAAATCAAGAGCTCCGAACGGATACTCATCGTTAAGGAATCCGAGGAGATATACAAGATAACAATCAAGGATGCCAAGCTTACGGACTCCGGATCTTATTCTGTGGTCGCTAAGtaa